The following proteins come from a genomic window of Spea bombifrons isolate aSpeBom1 chromosome 10, aSpeBom1.2.pri, whole genome shotgun sequence:
- the UBA2 gene encoding SUMO-activating enzyme subunit 2, whose translation MALNGALRSDLAESVASCRALVVGAGGIGCELLKNLVMTGFTNLDVIDLDTIDVSNLNRQFLFQKKHVGRSKAQVAKESVLQFCPKANITAYHDSVMNPDYNVEFFRQFTLVMNALDNRAARNHVNRMCLAADVPLIESGTAGYLGQVTVIKKGVTECYECHPKPAQKTFPGCTIRNTPSEPIHCIVWAKYLFNQLFGEEDADQEVSPDTADPEAAWEPTEAAERANASNQDGDIKRVSTKQWAKSTGYDPIKLFNKLFKDDIRYLLTMDKLWKKRKAPVPLDWASMQNKDKSSPEEQQESSSPGLKDQQVLDVESCAQLFAQSVETLREQIAEKGDGAELVWDKDDPPAMDFVTAAANLRMYIFSMNMKSRFDIKSMAGNIIPAIATTNAIISGLIVLEALKILSGNLDQCRTVFLNKQPNPRKKLLVPCSLDPPNSNCYVCASRPEVTVKLNVQKVTVLMLQDKILKEKFGMVAPDVQIEDGKGTILISSELGETDANNNRQISEFGIRNGSRLQADDFLQDYTLLINVIHSEDLGQDVEFEVVGDAPDKAPQKPAEETPKSITNGSDDGAQPSTSTAPDQEDVLIVDSDEESPSSSNADVNMDSVSLKRKLSDDEPVSTKRKRVEAPAEQDDDIIALD comes from the exons ATGGCGCTAAATGGGGCTCTTCGCAGCGACCTGGCCGAGTCCGTGGCGAGCTGTCGGGCGTTGGTGGTGGGAGCTGGAGGCATCGGCTGCGAGTTACTCAAGAACTTGGTCATGACCGGATTTACCAACCTGGACGTG ATTGATTTGGACACCATCGACGTCAGCAACCTCAACAGGCAGTTCTTGTTTCAAAAGAAGCATGTCGGAAGGTCAAAGGCTCAG GTCGCCAAGGAGAGCGTCCTGCAGTTTTGTCCGAAGGCCAACATCACGGCGTATCACGACAGCGTAATGAA CCCTGATTACAACGTGGAGTTCTTCAGGCAGTTCACGCTGGTCATGAACGCCTTGGATAACAGAG cTGCGCGAAACCATGTGAATAGGATGTGCCTGGCAGCGGACGTACCCCTGATCGAGAGCGGCACAGCTGGCTACCTCGGACAGGTCACCGTTATCAAAAAG GGGGTCACGGAGTGCTACGAGTGCCACCCCAAACCTGCGCAGAAAACATTCCCCGGGTGTACGATTCGCAACACCCCCTCTGAGCCCATCCACTGCATCGTATGGGCCAAATACCTGTTTAA ccaGTTGTTTGGTGAGGAAGATGCTGATCAGGAAGTTTCTCCAGACACGGCGgaccctgaagctgcct GGGAGCCAACAGAAGCTGCTGAAAGAGCCAACGCTTCCAATCAGGATGGGGACATAAAGAGAGTGTCGACGAAGCAATGGGCAAAATCCACTGGTTACGATCCCATCAAGCTCTTCAATAAG CTTTTCAAAGATGATATCAGATACCTACTGACAATGGATAAGCTTTGGAAGAAGAGAAAAGCGCCGGTGCCACTGGACTGGGCTTCCATGCAGAATAAAG ACAAGAGTTCCCCGGAAGAGCAGCAGGAGTCTTCTTCGCCCGGCCTGAAGGATCAGCAGGTTCTCGATGTTGAGAGCTGCGCCCAATTGTTTGCCCAAAGCGTTGAAACTTTAAGAGAGCAAATCGCTGAGAAGGGGGACGGTGCGGAGCTTGTGTGGGATAAG gATGATCCCCCTGCGATGGATTTTGTCACCGCTGCTGCTAACCTCAGAATGTACATCTTCAGCATGAACATGAAAAGTAGATTCGATATAAAGT caATGGCAGGAAACATTATTCCTGCGATCGCCACCACTAACGCCATAATATCCGGCCTGATCGTCCTGGAAGCTTTGAAGATATTATCCGGTAACCTAGATCAGTGTAGAACG GTTTTCCTGAACAAGCAGCCAAACCCTCGGAAGAAGCTACTTGTGCCGTGTTCCTTGGATCCGCCGAACTCCAACTGTTACGTCTGTGCAAGTCGCCCTGAAGTCACAGTCAAGTTAAATGTTCAGAAGGTGACGGTGTTGATGTTGCAGGACAAG ATCTTAAAAGAGAAATTTGGCATGGTGGCTCCAGACGTTCAGATCGAAGATGGAAAAGGAACCATTCTAATCTCCTCGGAGTTAGGAGAAACAGACG CAAACAACAACCGACAAATATCAGAGTTTGGCATTCGTAATGGCAGCAGACTTCAAGCTGACGATTTCTTGCAAGATTACACGCTCCTGATCAACGTTATACATAG TGAAGATCTGGGGCAAGACGTGGAGTTTGAGGTTGTAGGAGATGCTCCTGATAAAGCTCCTCAGAAACCTGCTGAAGAAACGCCGAAGAGTATTACCAACGGCAGCGATGATGGGGCGCAGCCGTCCACGTCCACCG CTCCAGACCAGGAAGATGTGTTGATTGTGGACTCCGACGAAGAAAGTCCGTCTTCCAGCAATGCCGATGTGAACATGGACAGTGTAAGCTTGAAGAGGAAGCTATCGGATGATGAGCCGGTCAGCACCAAACGGAAGCGTGTAGAAGCGCCGGCAGAACAGGACGATGACATCATAGCCCTGGATTGA
- the LOC128467905 gene encoding carboxylesterase 5A-like, with the protein MGSLVRALLLVCVIVEAPVAGKQDAGPSLATKYGSLLGKAVTVHGTERRVHKFLGIPFAKPPVGQLRFAPPQPPEPWSSIRDATKHPPICIQDRKELEKLVPSDNADLKLPKVTEDCLYLNIFTPADRETNSRLPVMVFIHGGGLAMGGATAYDGSVVSAYEDVVMVSIQYRLGLLGFFTTGDKQAPGNFGFLDQVAALQWVQENIKDFGGDPRSVTIFGESAGALSVAALVLSPLSKGLFHGAIAQSGVAIVPGLMTNNPEHGTFIRNLVANVSGCDPASVVECLKMKSEEQISQIADSMKSVTLPGCVDGVFLPKPAEEILANKEINPVPFIIGVNNHECGWVLPMAMNFSGLTEGMDKERVQSLLNFGILGLSPDIIPLVMEEGFGDTSDPLELRDRFLEVCGDLTFVIPALKTAKYHRDSDLPVYFYEFQHRPSMMKDLKPDFVKADHGDEVLFVFGAPFINDDALFRVTATDEEISLSKTMMKYWANFARTGNPNGPGLIEWPEYGDDEHYLQIGLEQKPGERLKEDRVEFWTRTLPDKIQKMKQEKEDHVEL; encoded by the exons ATGGGATCTCTGGTCCGAGCTCTCCTCTTGGTCTGTGTGATTGTGGAAGCCCCCGTGGCAG GGAAACAAGATGCAGGGCCATCGTTGGCCACCAAATATGGAAGCCTCCTTGGTAAAGCAGTCACAGTACATGGGACGGAGCGTAGGGTGCACAAGTTTTTGGGTATCCCTTTTGCGAAGCCCCCAGTTGGACAGTTAAGATTTGCCCCCCCGCAGCCCCCAGAACCTTGGAGCTCCATCAGGGACGCAACAAAGCACCCGCCAAT CTGTATCCAAGATCGAAAGGAATTGGAGAAACTGGTGCCGTCCGACAATGCCGATCTCAAATTACCAAAAGTTACAGAAGACTGCTTATACCTAAATATCTTCACTCCCGCAGACAGAGAAACGAATTCCAGGTTACCG GTTATGGTGTTTATACATGGCGGAGGGTTAGCTATGGGTGGCGCCACCGCCTACGATGGATCTGTGGTCAGCGCCTATGAAGACGTGGTGATGGTCTCCATCCAGTACCGCCTTGGACTGCTGGGGTTCTTCAC TACCGGGGATAAGCAGGCTCCTGGTAACTTCGGGTTCTTGGACCAAGTGGCCGCTCTTCAGTGGGTCCAGGAAAACATTAAGGACTTTGGAGGCGACCCCCGCTCTGTCACTATATTTGGTGAATCGGCAGGGGCTTTGAGCGTGGCTGCCCTG GTGTTATCTCCCTTATCCAAGGGTTTATTCCACGGAGCCATAGCCCAGAGCGGAGTTGCTATTGTACCTGGACTAATGACCAATAATCCTGAGCATGGAACTTTCATCCGTAAT CTGGTTGCCAATGTGTCTGGCTGCGATCCGGCATCCGTGGTAGAATGTTTGAAGATGAAAAGCGAAGAGCAGATCTCACAGATTGCCGACTCCATG AAATCTGTAACTTTACCTGGTTGTGTGGATGGAGTATTTCTTCCCAAACCCGCAGAGGAGATCCTGGCCAACAAAGAGATCAACCCCGTACCCTTCATCATTGGAGTCAACAACCATGAGTGTGGCTGGGTCCTTCCAATG GCTATGAACTTTTCTGGATTAACAGAAGGAATGGATAAGGAAAGAGTCCAGTCTTTACTGAACTTTGGAATCTTG GGTTTATCTCCCGATATAATTCCTTTGGTGATGGAAGAGGGTTTTGGTGACACCAGCGATCCATTAGAACTGCGAGACCGGTTCCTCGAAGTATGCGGAGACTTAACATTTGTTATCCCAGCTCTCAAGACTGCTAAGTATCACAGAG ATTCCGATCTTCCGGTTTACTTTTACGAATTCCAGCACCGGCCTTCAATGATGAAAGACTTAAAGCCGGACTTTGTCAAAGCAGATCATGGAGATGAGGTTTTGTTTGTCTTCGGAGCCCCCTTCATAAACGATGATGCCCTTTTCAGAG TCACAGCAACAGATGAAGAAATTTCCCTCAGCAAAACCATGATGAAATATTGGGCAAATTTTGCCCGGACCGG CAATCCCAACGGACCAGGTCTTATAGAATGGCCGGAATACGGCGACGATGAGCATTACCTGCAAATCGGCCTGGAGCAGAAACCAGGCGAGAGACTGAAGGAAGACCGCGTGGAATTTTGGACCAGGACTCTACCTGATAAAATTCAGAAGATGAAGCAGGAAAAGGAAGATCATGTagagctgtag
- the LOC128467904 gene encoding fatty acyl-CoA hydrolase precursor, medium chain-like, giving the protein MGLLGQTLLLCCLTLEAFATGHKAAQPTVTTKYGKLRGETVSVKETDRKVDTFLGIPFAKPPVGELRFESPEPPEPWSSVRDATKEPAMCIQNEKISKDLLEKFGVKFDLPPVSEDCLYLNIFSPQGREMNSKLPVMVFIHGGGFSMGGATMSNGAALSAYENVVFVSIQYRLGIPGFFSNGDDQARGNFGFLDQVAALQWIRENIEDFGGDPESVTIFGESAGGVSVAALVLSPLSKGLFHRAIAESGVALIRGLFATKSEDLLPIRNLVANISGCDLGTLVKCLKRKTEDELILISELMVTAALPACVDGVFMPKPPEEILANKEGNNVPFMIGNNDHEFSWMIPEAFNISGLTEGTDKETVLAFLKTFPWMVLSNKSIPLVMEEYFGDSNDPLEIRDRFLDLIADIMFVMPALRTAKYHRDSGFPVYFYEFQHRASKFKDSRPEFVKADHGDELFFVLGGPFLSGNVLFQGSATEEEKRLSKHMMKYWANFARNGDPNSPDLAYWPKYEEDEAYLEIQLKPKSSRKLRENRFVFWTKTLPEKIQKISEEEDDHMEL; this is encoded by the exons ATGGGACTCCTGGGGCAAACCCTCCTCTTGTGCTGCCTGACTTTGGAAGCCTTTGCAACAG GACACAAGGCTGCGCAACCGACGGTGACAACGAAGTATGGAAAACTGCGAGGGGAAACTGTGTCGGTAAAGGAGACAGACCGGAAAGTGGACACGTTCCTTGGAATCCCATTTGCGAAGCCACCGGTTGGAGAATTGAGGTTTGAATCTCCCGAGCCACCAGAGCCTTGGAGCTCTGTCCGGGATGCCACTAAAGAACCAGccat GTGTATACAAAATGAAAAGATTTCGAAAGACCTACTGGAAAAGTTTGGGGTTAAGTTTGACCTGCCTCCTGTTTCAGAAGACTGCTTGTACCTAAATATTTTCAGTCCACAAGGCAGAGAAATGAATTCCAAATTACCA GTCATGGTTTTTATACACGGAGGAGGATTTTCCATGGGGGGGGCGACCATGTCTAACGGAGCTGCTTTAAGTGCCTATGAGAACGTTGTGTTTGTGTCAATCCAATACCGTCTCGGAATCCCGGGATTCTTTAG TAACGGAGATGACCAAGCACGTGGCAACTTTGGCTTTTTGGACCAAGTGGCTGCTCTACAGTGGATCCGCGAGAATATCGAAGATTTCGGAGGTGACCCTGAGTCTGTCACCATTTTCGGGGAGTCGGCGGGTGGTGTGAGTGTTGCTGCTCTG GTTTTATCTCCTTTATCCAAAGGTTTATTCCACAGAGCCATAGCTGAGAGTGGAGTCGCATTAATTCGGGGGCTGTTCGCCACTAAATCTGAAGATTTACTTCCAATCCGAAAT CTTGTTGCCAATATATCTGGTTGCGATCTTGGAACTTTGGTGAAATGTTTGAAGAGGAAAACAGAAGATGAACTCATCTTGATTTCCGAATTAATG GTGACAGCGGCCCTGCCTGCCTGCGTGGACGGAGTATTTATGCCCAAACCGCCTGAGGAGATTCTGGCCAACAAAGAGGGTAACAACGTACCCTTCATGATTGGCAACAATGACCACGAGTTCAGCTGGATGATTCCAGAG GCTTTTAACATCAGCGGACTGACAGAAGGAACAGATAAGGAGACGGTCCTTGCATTTCTGAAAACCTTTCCATGGATG GTTTTGAGCAACAAATCCATTCCGTTGGTGATGGAGGAATACTTCGGTGATAGCAACGATCCTCTGGAAATCCGAGATCGGTTTCTCGATTTGATAGCGGATATAATGTTCGTTATGCCGGCGCTCAGGACTGCCAAGTATCACCGAG ATTCCGGATTCCCGGTTTACTTTTACGAATTCCAGCACCGGGCGTCAAAGTTTAAAGATTCCAGACCAGAGTTTGTGAAGGCAGACCACGGGGACGAGCTCTTCTTTGTCCTTGGAGGCCCATTCCTGAGTGGAAATGTCTTGTTTCAAG GTAGCgcaacagaagaagaaaaaagacttAGTAAACATATGATGAAATACTGGGCCAACTTCGCTCGGAATGG AGACCCCAACAGTCCGGATCTGGCATATTGGCCAAAGTATGAAGAAGATGAGGCTTATCTGGAAATTCAATTAAAACCAAAGTCATCCAGGAAGCTGAGAGAGAACCGGTTTGTATTCTGGACCAAGACTCTCCCTGAGAAAATCCAAAAGATCTCAGAAGAGGAAGACGATCACATGGAACTGTAG